A segment of the Oncorhynchus tshawytscha isolate Ot180627B linkage group LG06, Otsh_v2.0, whole genome shotgun sequence genome:
GGACGCTCTTCATTGCCTGAAGAAGGCTGAAGAGGCCATTCGCCAAAGCAGCCAAGATGGCGTGGAGCTAAGTCTGGTGGTCCACTATGGGAACCTGGCTTGGGTACACTATCACCAAGGGGAGCTAACAGAGAGCCAGACCTATGTGGAAAAGGTGGGGAGACTATTGCGGGACAACCCCTCGCCCTGCCCAGGTGTAGTATGGGGCGAAAGGGCCTGGACTTTGAATAAGTTTGATGTAAGCAAGAGGAAGGCAGCGGTATATTGCTTCCGGATGGCCTTAAAAGAGGACCCTGAGAACAAGGTGCTGCGCTGTGGCTACGCCATGGCATTTAATAAATCTGTTGATAGGAAAGACATTACCCCAAAGCTGCGATCTGAGATGTTGGAGCACCTACGGATTGCTAGAGAATTGGATCCAGAAGATTTGTACATCACAGTGATGTACCTGCAGAGGCTTGCAGAGAGCGGCCAGGTTGAGGAAGCATGTAAACTTGCAAAGGAAGTGATAGAGAAGCCTTTGGACAGCTTTGGTGGATTTGGAATCTTGCTAGATTTTTTCAAAGATTACATCTCTCATGATTCAAGCATTGACCTGGCAAGAAAGACCCTGGAGAGACACCCCAATTCACGCCAGCTGAAGAGACATCTTGGGAAGTGTTACAAATGGAAGATTTTCTCTCCGGAAGAGAAAAGGAACCCAATGAGGCATATTCTGATTGAAAATGCAGTCAACCTTTATGAAGAGGTGGTCGCACTCTACCCCAAATCCCTTGCTGTAAAACTGGAACTGACTGCCATGTACAAAGAATCTGGCAGATTTGATAGAGCAGATAAGATATTTGAGGACCTGCTTCTTGAAATAGAAGGAATGGAACCACAGGATTTACAAAAATTCTACAACTGGTATGCCCAGTATTTGTTTTATGCCAAACAAGATGCTTCCAGGTCAATTGATATCCACAAGAAGGCAGTAGAGATTATGCTACCCACTGGCCAACGTGACAGCAGTATTCGTGTTTTGTTGTCCGTTGTCCAtaacagaggagacagagctgaGGAAATTGTTGACTTTCTGGATGGACTTGATAGAGATGGTGCTGTCAGCCAGTTCTAGACCTTTTTTTTACAATAAAGGCTTGAATTAACCAGAACTGCCTGCCGAATAACTCAACTTTGCATCACCTGTTTATGATTGATTAATGTGGAAAATATATTCACTATACCACTAGGACAAATCTAGGACAAGATTTTATTCAGTAACAATTGAATACTTTAGTATTAAAAATGTCTGCGCTTAATTTGGCTACAGGGATTTATTTGCATGATCAACAATACTAAAACTAGAAAGTAAAAATTCAAGGCTGATTGTAAATCCTATAAATATGTAGGCCTAACATGACAAACATCTGTCTCAAATCCACAGTTTCAATTGTATCTGTAAAGGTTTGCTGCACACTAATGTAGTGTAGACAAACTAATATTTTGTTCTTCAATATTGCATTATAGAGTAGAGGGCCCTGTTTAGCCTTACAGACTGTCTATCCAGATAGGATCTtattgcttctttttttttttaaattgcggACCTGGCACAATAGATTCTGTTTCAGGTAAATGTATTTAATGTCTAATATTTTACTGTCTAATATCTTGTAAGTTCTTGTGAAAATAAaggtattctgttctattctattaagAGATTAAAGAAATACATTAACAGCAAACAACATTAATTTTATAATTATAAACCACTATCCCAGTAGGTTACTAAAATGTTTTAATGCATAGCTGTGGATATCCAGTTGAAATTGTTCAACTACATACATTGACTATCATCAGCTATGGGCTGAGTTTGATTGGTTATAAGGTCATGGATACGGTTCAGGGTCAGCGtacacagtcagagacagagaacaccACATGTTGCAATGGGGGAATGAAGGGGTGACAAGTATCAATAGATGTTACAATACATCCATCACCTTCTCTGAAGTTGTTCCAGAAATcacagtattttttatttatttttttaacctttattttactaggcaagtcagttaagaacaaattcttattttcaatgacagcctaggaacagtgggttaactgcctgttcaagggcagaatgacagattttgtaccttgtcagctcagggatttgaacttgcaacctttcagttactagtccaatgctctaaccactaggctacactgccgccccgtATCATTGCTGCTGTGAAAGATTGGTCAATCTATTGCCAGTACTGTGCAGTATTTCAAAAATCCTTAAAGTACATGACATTATTGAAGTACACATTACACGACACACCCATTGAGCTCCTTGACTTTGTACAGTAGGCTACCCCTTCAGTTTTAGTCAGACAACACTACTTCCCTTGCAATGGTTTGACAAAAAACATGATTTTATCTGTGTAAGTAGCCACCTACTGTTTTAAGAAAGACAACGCATCACTTCGCCAATGTCTCATGCCACACCAGTTCAGTATCCATAAATTTGCCCATGTCTCTATTTTAGTCATTGATTAACTGACATACAGAAGGCTGAAATACAGGctcagagtttttcctggtctgGTCAAGTAGTCAGGTAAAACTCTTGGCCTTAAACATTCTCATTCCAAGAATATGTGAACCCTGGGGTTGTTTATTTACATCATGTCCTGTACTCTTAGATCATTTATCttctttctctatttggttaTCTCTCTCCTAAACTAATGTAGCAGGCCTAACAGAAAGGCCTGAAACTAGATTCCCCCAATATGCTGGTCttgacaaaaataaaataaaacttgcagggttctcttctgcactgttcaaccaatccagtaaatgtggacgAGTTAAAATGGAGTGTTGCTTTGTTAACGTCCAAAAGCGGATTCGACctcacaggctctctttccatttctcctGAAAACGGGAACATCTGCTTAGGGGACTCGGCAGAAGCacagattatccattatattTACAGAGAGAAATATTAATGGCATCTTTTTCTAGGCACACTCACTCCAGCATGGCttgttggacaaagcctatgtGGAAACGAATGGTGTTTTTGGATAAACTCTGAAAATAAGGTCTGTAGTAAACAGAGGTTTAGGAGATCTTAtgcgttttgttctatgagataatctatCAGCTAACTTCCCTTTGTGAATGTTTAAGAATTTATATGATTTAAaaaagcacataaaggcttcataattcataaaggtcatgttaactgacatAATCTCACAGAACAAAACGTAAAAGAACTCATAAACTTGTGTTAACCTCAGTGTAATGTTCGtcgtcttcctctgatgaggagtaagatAGATCGGACCAATTTTCAGCGTgttaagtgtccattttaatgagTAAAAACTGACCAGGGCAGTAGCCAACTactgacaggcgggagactccggcagcgctggagtgaAGAACAACTCCGGCAGCGCCAGACAAGCGGGAGGCTCCGGCCGTGCAGGacaagcgggagactccggcagcgccggacaggcgggaaactccggcagctccggagtgaagggcgattctggcagctcctagctgactgacggctctggcagctcaggacagacgggagactctggcagctcaggacggacgggagactctggcagctcaggacagacgggagactctggcagctcaggacagacgggagactctgggagctcaggacagacgggagactctagcagcgctggagaggaggaaggctctgacagcactggacaccggagggctggtacgtggaggtggcaccggatagaccggaccgcgAAAGCGCAcaggaggtctcgagcaccgagcctgcccaaccttacctggttgaatgctccccgtagccagacCATTGCGGCGAggtgaaatactccagatataacagactgaccctagccccccgacacataaactactgcagcataaatactggaggctgagacaggaggggtcaggagacactgtggccccatccgatgatacccccagacagggccaaacaggcaggatataaccacaCAAACTTTGCCATGGCACAGgccacacaccactagagggatatcttcaaccaccaacttaccatcctgagacaaggccgagtatagcccacaaagatctccgccacggcacaacccaaggggggacgccaacccagacaggaagaccatgtcagtgactcaacacactcaagtgatgcacccctcctagggacggcatggaagagcaccagtaagctagtgactcagcccctgtaatagggttagaggcagagaatcccagcggagagaggggaaccggccaggcagagttagcaagggcggtttgttgctcctgtacctttccgttcaccttcacactcctgggccagactacactcaatcataggacctactgaagagatgagtcttcaataaaaacATAAagtttgagaccgagtctgcgtctctcacatgggtaggcagaccattccataaaaatggaactctataggagaaagccctgcctccagctgtttgcttagaaattctagggacaattagaaggcctgcatcttgtgactgtAGCATACGTGCAGGTATGTTCGGCAgaaccaaatcggaaagataggtaggagcaagcccatataatgctttgtgggttagcagtaaaaccttgaaatcagcccttgccttaacaggaagccagtgtcgggaggctagcactggagaaatatgatacatttttggggttctagtcaggattctagcagtcatatttagcactaactgaagtttatttagtgctttatccgggtaggcagaaagtagagcattgcagtagtctaacctagaagtaacaaaagcatggattaatttttctgcatcagttTTGGACAAAAaatgtctgatttttgcaatgttacgtagttggaaaaaagctgtccttgaaacagtcttgatatgttcatcaaaagagagatcagggtccagagaaaCGCCAAGgttcttcacagttttatttgagatgactgtacaaccatcaagattatttgtcagattcaacagaagatctctttgtttcttgggacctagaacaagcatctctgttttgtccaagtttaaaagtagaaagtttgacgccatccacttccttatgtctgaaacagagGCTtccagcaagggcaattttggggctccaccatgtttcattgaaatgtcaaaaacagctgtgtgtcatccacataacagtgaaagttaacattatgttttcgaataacatccccaagaggtaaagtatatagtgaaaacaatagtggtcctaaaacggaaccttgaggaacaccaaaatgtacagttgatttgtcagaggacaaaccatccacagagacaaactgatatctttctgacagataagatctaaaccaggccagaacttgtccgtgtaaaccaatttgggtttccaatctctccaaaataatgtggtgatcgatagtatcaaaagcagcactaaggtcttggagcacgaggacagatgcagagcttcggtctgacgccattaaaaggtaatttaccaccttcacaaatggagtctcagtgctatgatggggtctaaaaccagactgaagcaattcctatacattgtttgtcttcaggaaggcagtgagttgctgcgcaacagattttaacacattttttgagaggaatgggagattcgatataggccaatagttttttatatttaattggctttttcaagagaggctttattactgtcacttctagtgagtttggtacacatccggtggatagagagccatttattatgttcaacataggagggccaagcacaggaagcagctctttcagtaattTAGTtgaaatagggtccagtatgcagcttgaaggtttagaggccatgattattttcatcgttgtgtcaagagatatagtactaaaacacttgagtgtctctcttgatcctaggtcttagcagagttgtgcagactcaggacaactgagcttttgaggaatacgcagatttaaagaggagtccgtaatttgctttctattgatcatgatcttttcctcaaagaagttcatgaatttattactgctgaagtgaaagcaatcctctcttggggaatgctgctttttagttagctttgcgacagtatcaaaaatacatttaggattgttcttattttcctcaattaagttggaaaaataggatgatcgagcagcagtgagggctcttcgatactgcacggtactgtctttccaagctggtcagaagacttccagtttggcgtggcgccatttccgttccaattttctggaagcttgcttcagagctcagatGTTTTCtgtaggggtgcgactgcatctagggtttTGCGCAAggtaaattgagttcctcagtttggtggttaactgatttttgtcctctgacgtccttgggcaGGCAGAGgcagtctggaagggcatcaaggaatctttgggttgtctgagaatttatagcaccgactttgatgatccttggttggagtctgagcagattatttgttgcgattgcaaaagTAATAAAATCGTGGTCCGATAGTCTAGGATTATgtggaaaaacattaagatccacaacatttattccatgggacaaaactaggtccagagtatgactgtggcagtgagtaggtccggagacatgttggacaaaacccactgagtcgatgatggctccgaaagccttttggagtgggtctgtggacttttgcatgtgaatattaaagtcaccaacaATTAcgatattatctgctatgactacaaggtccgataggagtTTAGGGAACTCTGTGAGGAaccctgtatatggcccaggaggcctgtaaacagttgctataaaaagtgattgagtaggctgcatagatttcatgactggaagctcaaaagacgaaaagaTTGTTTTATTTGTagattgaaatttgctatcgtaaatgtcagcaacacctccgcctttgcgggatgcgcgggggatatggtcactagtgtaaccaggaggtgaggccacatttaacacagtaaattcatcaggcttaatcCATGTTTCAGTCATGctaatcacatcaagattatgatcagtgattagttcattgactataactgccttggaagtgagggatctaacattaagtagccctattttgagatgtgaggtatcacaatctctttcaataatggcaggaatggaggagatctttattctagtgagattgctaaggcgaacaccgccatgtttagttttgcccaacctaggttgaggcacagacacggtctcaatggggatagctgagctgactacactgactgtgctagtggcagactccactaagctggcaggctggctggctaacagcctgctgcctggcctgcaccatatttcattgtggagcaaggggagttagagccctgtctatgttcgtagataagatgagagcacccctccagctaggatggagtctgccactcctcaacaggccaggcttggtcctgtttgtgggtgagtcccagaaatagggccaattatctacaaattctatcttttgggaggggcagaaaaccgtttcaaccagcgattgagttgtgagactctgcatcactccccctaactgggaggggtccagagacaattactcgatgcagacacatctttctagctgatttacacgctgaagctatgttgtgcttggtgacctctgacgttggtgccgacgtggataacaatatccctatactctctacactcaccagttttagctttagctagcaccatcttcagattagccttaacgtcagtagccctgcccagtggtaaacagtgtatgatcgctggatgattcatttgaagtctaatactgcgggtaatggagtcgccaatgactagggttttcaatttgtcagagctaatggtgggaggcttcggcgtcttagaccccgtaacgggaggagaaGAGACCCAAGAAGGCTCGGCCTTTGACTCCGAcacgctgcttaatggggagaacggGTCGAAAGTTTCTGTAGGCTGAACGAGTGACAcaggttgagcattcctacagcatttccctccagaagccatgagaaagttgtccggctgcggggaccatgcgaggggatttatactactatctgtacttactggtggcacagacgccgtttcatcctttcctacactgaaattacccttgcctaacgattgcgtctgaagctgggcttgcagcacagctatcctcgccgtaaggcgatctttctcctgtatattatgagtacagtgactgcaattagaaggcatcatgttactgttactacttagcttcggctggtggaggtcctgacgaaccctgtcaagataaagcgtccggagtgaaaaagttgaatgaaaaaaagttgagtgagggaaaaaccaaaaaatataaacggtaattaaaatgtaaaaaccgtaaagttgtcaggtatccccagtaaggttagcaacaaaacgcaaaacaaaaaaaaattgagtgagggagggaaacCCTAAAATAGAAACGGTCATTAAAAGTAAAAATCGTTGttaggtagcaaagtaaggttagcaacaaaacgcacagcagcacgtaaacaagtctgcaagttgtgaccagaAATGAGAGATTACATTTATGTGAGTTTTGAAAATGAGACTAATGAGTCCTTGTCACTCGCAGTGGACTTTGGTTGAGCCAAACTATATAAATCACACAAGCAATAGGACCATCTCATAAAACCTGTGAGAGACGCAATAAGAATGTGAAGAATTTTGTAGACTGCTATTCATACACTAGGGCCAGTATTCACAAAGCATTTAAGAGAACGAGTATGATCACGCGATCCTATGATCAGGGGGACCAGGGCCTGTCAGACAGCTGGGAATAAGAGATgaaatttatactgaacaaaaatataaatgctacaatttcaacaatttttatgatggggaggagacaggttcaagAAGGATTTTcaattcagacatggattgtgtatgtgtgctattcagagggtgaatgggcaagacaaaagattgaattGCCTCTGAACAGGGTATTGTAGTAGATGCCAGTTGCACCTGTTTGTGACCAAAACTGCAAAGCTTTCTTCCTTTACAGACTCCATAAACTTATGACTGTTTCCAAAATATGAATTTTGTGTATGgcttcctagaaacaaggggtggCTCAACTAACCTTTTGGGACAATTTATCCCACCCTCCCTTAACTTGAACAAAGATCCTTATAATCCAGTCACAGTGAGTTTGCAGAATTTCAAGAGTACTAGGCTACATatgttacgcccctgaaaacaggggagaaataatcttgagagtgatacggtgttgtattctcaattcaacgtttagtgTAATGAGAAAAGACAgcgattttccccaggaatatgggt
Coding sequences within it:
- the LOC112253431 gene encoding interferon-induced protein with tetratricopeptide repeats 1-like, whose protein sequence is MAFSCPTMRMAQTSLKIRLQGLECHFTWKLDYSRSKLQSLRETMIDISNREGVQYSWEGYLYNFLAYLHQALGFTEDALHCLKKAEEAIRQSSQDGVELSLVVHYGNLAWVHYHQGELTESQTYVEKVGRLLRDNPSPCPGVVWGERAWTLNKFDVSKRKAAVYCFRMALKEDPENKVLRCGYAMAFNKSVDRKDITPKLRSEMLEHLRIARELDPEDLYITVMYLQRLAESGQVEEACKLAKEVIEKPLDSFGGFGILLDFFKDYISHDSSIDLARKTLERHPNSRQLKRHLGKCYKWKIFSPEEKRNPMRHILIENAVNLYEEVVALYPKSLAVKLELTAMYKESGRFDRADKIFEDLLLEIEGMEPQDLQKFYNWYAQYLFYAKQDASRSIDIHKKAVEIMLPTGQRDSSIRVLLSVVHNRGDRAEEIVDFLDGLDRDGAVSQF